One segment of Micromonospora parathelypteridis DNA contains the following:
- a CDS encoding glycoside hydrolase family 30 beta sandwich domain-containing protein — protein MKKNQVVMVAAATALATVAGVLTAPPPLLAATPDITVNTASSYQTIDGFGAATPIFNGSGSPWTDSETQTLVGMGQGQLGMSIVRTVVSPVSSEWSLYANSLKMAKSYGSDVKILASPWTAPAAFKTNNSRINGGKLRTDYYDDYAEHLNSYVQYMKGQGVPIDVTSVQNEPDWHPDYDSMDWTGTELRNFVRDQGTRIRDTRLMVGESLRFNRAYTDPTLQDATARNNVGYVGGHLYDAENSGNLSSYPLANQYGKNQWMTEWNLHAADGNGSNIWGNPSNAAVWNETLDNIMRTVHRSMEASWSAYIWWYGRRFYSFIGDGDSQYGTTKGAVLRRGQAFSQYSKYVRPGDKRVALSKSSKTSSLEVTAYQGRGKVTLVILNRSNSAVDSAVVQTPQSISNAEYTVTSQGLGAAAQPVSLGDGQATINIPARSISTLTVSEGAAPTDPPTTPPAGDSCSASVTQGTVWGDRYNTSVTVSGASNWTAVVSITSPQRVSTTWGGGSFTWDSSGTVATVRSNGSGNTFGFTTMMNGNSGARPQIRSCTAS, from the coding sequence GTGAAGAAGAACCAGGTTGTAATGGTGGCCGCAGCGACCGCGTTGGCCACCGTGGCGGGAGTCCTGACTGCCCCGCCGCCCCTGCTGGCCGCAACGCCTGACATCACCGTCAATACCGCCTCGTCGTACCAGACGATCGACGGCTTCGGGGCCGCGACGCCGATCTTCAATGGTTCCGGTAGCCCGTGGACGGACAGCGAGACCCAGACACTCGTCGGCATGGGCCAGGGGCAGCTCGGCATGTCGATCGTTCGGACCGTGGTGTCGCCGGTGTCGAGCGAGTGGAGCCTGTACGCGAACAGCCTGAAAATGGCGAAGTCTTACGGCTCCGACGTCAAGATTCTTGCCTCGCCCTGGACGGCCCCCGCAGCATTCAAGACAAACAACAGCAGGATCAACGGCGGCAAGCTCAGGACCGACTACTACGACGACTATGCGGAGCACCTGAACAGCTACGTTCAGTACATGAAGGGCCAGGGCGTCCCGATCGACGTGACCTCGGTCCAGAACGAGCCGGACTGGCACCCGGACTACGATTCCATGGACTGGACCGGCACCGAGTTGCGGAACTTCGTCCGCGACCAGGGCACCAGGATCAGAGACACAAGGCTCATGGTCGGCGAATCCTTGAGATTCAACCGCGCGTACACCGACCCCACGCTGCAGGACGCCACCGCGCGCAACAACGTCGGCTATGTGGGCGGGCACCTGTACGACGCCGAGAACAGTGGCAACCTGTCCTCCTACCCGCTCGCGAACCAGTACGGCAAGAACCAGTGGATGACCGAGTGGAACCTGCACGCGGCCGACGGGAACGGTTCGAACATCTGGGGGAATCCCAGCAACGCGGCTGTCTGGAACGAGACCCTGGACAACATCATGCGGACCGTACACCGGTCGATGGAGGCCAGTTGGAGCGCATACATCTGGTGGTACGGCCGCCGCTTCTACTCCTTCATCGGTGACGGCGACTCGCAGTACGGGACCACGAAGGGCGCGGTCCTCAGACGCGGCCAGGCATTTTCGCAATACTCCAAGTACGTCCGGCCCGGCGACAAGCGGGTCGCCCTCTCGAAGAGCTCGAAAACGTCGTCCCTGGAGGTCACGGCCTACCAGGGTAGGGGCAAGGTCACGCTGGTGATCCTCAACCGTTCGAACAGCGCGGTCGACAGTGCCGTCGTCCAGACGCCACAGAGCATCTCGAACGCCGAATACACCGTCACCTCACAAGGCCTGGGCGCCGCAGCACAGCCGGTGAGTCTCGGCGACGGACAGGCGACCATCAACATCCCGGCGCGGAGCATCTCCACTCTCACCGTCAGCGAAGGTGCCGCCCCGACCGACCCGCCAACCACCCCGCCGGCCGGAGATAGCTGCTCGGCGTCGGTGACGCAGGGCACTGTCTGGGGCGACCGGTACAACACCTCGGTGACGGTCAGCGGAGCCAGCAACTGGACCGCGGTCGTGAGCATCACCTCGCCGCAGCGGGTCTCCACCACCTGGGGCGGCGGCAGCTTCACCTGGGACAGCAGCGGCACGGTGGCGACGGTGCGGTCCAACGGCAGCGGCAACACCTTCGGCTTCACCACCATGATGAACGGCAACTCCGGCGCACGACCACAGATCAGATCCTGTACCGCCTCCTGA
- a CDS encoding TetR/AcrR family transcriptional regulator, which yields MGRPMQFDADAAVETAMGLFWRNGYAATTPQALTSELGIGKGSLYNTFESKHNLFLLSLARYSAWRMKFLSENFSSAAPVRLQLREAVEVLTGYGDHDRGCLLVNASAELGSADRAVTDVTDGLFVGIEDAFRQAIQRGQRDGELNTVRDAATEAGALLTTVIGTSLLVKARTDQSRVLRIIDATIEDL from the coding sequence ATGGGACGACCCATGCAGTTCGATGCGGACGCCGCGGTCGAGACGGCGATGGGGCTCTTTTGGCGCAATGGGTACGCGGCTACAACGCCACAAGCGTTGACTTCCGAGCTCGGAATTGGCAAAGGAAGCCTCTACAACACCTTCGAGAGCAAACACAACCTGTTCCTCCTGTCGCTTGCGAGGTACAGCGCATGGCGAATGAAATTCCTCTCGGAGAACTTCTCAAGCGCCGCGCCGGTTCGCCTCCAGTTGCGAGAGGCGGTGGAGGTTCTTACGGGATACGGCGACCACGATCGAGGCTGTCTTCTTGTCAACGCCTCAGCCGAGTTGGGAAGCGCCGATCGAGCGGTGACGGACGTCACCGATGGTCTGTTCGTCGGGATTGAGGATGCCTTCCGTCAGGCAATCCAACGTGGACAGCGCGACGGAGAATTGAACACGGTGCGCGACGCCGCCACGGAGGCGGGCGCGCTACTGACAACGGTAATCGGCACGAGCCTGCTAGTGAAGGCTCGGACGGATCAGAGCCGCGTGCTCCGGATCATCGACGCGACGATCGAGGACCTCTAG
- a CDS encoding GNAT family N-acetyltransferase, whose amino-acid sequence MQDLGSVAWPPEPIRTERLVLRETEARDRAAFIELLASPEAHTYLGGPRPRDVLERELPEVPERWPGSFVVDLDGIMIGQILLRRPARHRPAAMGKVDLGYLFLPRAWGLGYAVEACAAALGWLDNVLPGEPVVLATQTANVGSMRLAAKLGFTEVERFHAWDAEQWLGMRSPVTPSS is encoded by the coding sequence ATGCAAGATCTTGGATCTGTGGCTTGGCCGCCTGAGCCGATCAGGACTGAGAGGCTCGTGCTTCGTGAGACCGAGGCCCGGGACCGTGCGGCGTTCATCGAGCTGCTTGCCTCGCCAGAGGCGCATACCTATCTCGGCGGGCCGCGCCCGCGCGACGTGCTTGAGCGCGAACTGCCCGAGGTGCCCGAGCGGTGGCCGGGAAGTTTCGTCGTCGACCTCGACGGAATAATGATCGGCCAGATCCTGCTCAGGAGACCGGCCAGGCACCGCCCGGCTGCTATGGGGAAGGTTGATCTCGGTTACCTGTTTCTGCCACGGGCGTGGGGACTCGGGTATGCCGTCGAGGCGTGCGCGGCGGCACTCGGTTGGCTCGACAATGTCCTTCCCGGTGAGCCGGTGGTGCTCGCCACCCAGACCGCTAACGTCGGCTCGATGCGCCTCGCGGCGAAGCTGGGCTTCACCGAGGTAGAACGGTTCCATGCCTGGGACGCCGAGCAGTGGCTCGGCATGCGGTCCCCGGTCACGCCGTCCAGTTGA
- a CDS encoding sulfite exporter TauE/SafE family protein, protein MFAGLAAGALNAIGGGGTFVALPAMVAVGVPPVTANASTTVALVPGAVVSAWVYRKELAPVGKTSLAALTSASVLGGGLGAGLLLALPAATFDAAVPWLLAFGTLVLALGRRLARALSTALGRPLDLGARAVLLGQFLLAIYGGYFGGAVGILMLALWGIGLGLDAATSNPARITQVTAVYLTATALFLVASDVLNDPLPLATMLAGAVAGGFVGAHVARRLPARLLRGIILASAGTMTTLYFLRG, encoded by the coding sequence ATGTTCGCCGGCCTCGCCGCTGGGGCGCTGAACGCCATCGGCGGCGGGGGGACGTTCGTGGCACTTCCCGCCATGGTCGCCGTCGGCGTACCGCCGGTCACCGCGAACGCCTCGACGACCGTCGCCCTCGTACCGGGGGCCGTGGTGAGCGCCTGGGTCTACCGAAAAGAGCTCGCTCCGGTCGGGAAAACCTCCCTGGCCGCGCTCACCTCGGCCAGTGTGCTCGGCGGCGGGCTCGGGGCCGGGCTGCTACTGGCGCTTCCGGCCGCGACGTTCGACGCAGCGGTGCCGTGGCTGCTCGCGTTCGGCACGCTGGTCCTCGCCCTCGGACGCCGGCTCGCTCGTGCCCTGAGCACCGCGCTGGGCCGGCCACTCGACCTGGGTGCCCGTGCGGTCCTGCTCGGGCAGTTCCTGCTAGCGATCTACGGCGGATACTTCGGCGGTGCCGTAGGCATCCTCATGCTGGCCCTGTGGGGAATCGGCCTAGGTCTCGACGCCGCGACCAGCAATCCGGCCCGAATCACCCAGGTCACTGCCGTCTACCTCACCGCGACCGCCCTCTTCCTCGTCGCGTCGGACGTCCTGAACGACCCGCTCCCCCTTGCCACGATGCTGGCCGGCGCGGTGGCCGGGGGCTTCGTCGGCGCCCATGTCGCGCGCCGCCTCCCCGCCCGGCTGCTGCGCGGCATCATCCTGGCGTCCGCCGGCACCATGACGACCCTCTACTTCCTGCGCGGTTGA
- a CDS encoding LysR family transcriptional regulator, with protein MRYDLDDLRLFLHVVAEGSITSGAGRMHLSLPSASARVRALEQSAGVALLIRGRRGVRPTPAGTTLARHARDVLTQTARLDGAVASYRRPPATPLVLLAGGSAMHRLIPLALVSFLREYPDVDVTVAECRTPRTVRMLADGEADLGIVLDDEARGCGLDTEALGDDSLVVIGQAGGILAGRTAMPYREVAEHPLVGLDAGSSLRRWIEKHVGAHAPVPRYRTSVANLNTVIALVAAGAGLAVVPRRAVDPNQPLAMCDLQEPWSRRRHLLAWGTKVEVASGAAGALAEHLRRVALSDEGASLPQ; from the coding sequence GTGCGTTACGACCTGGACGACCTACGCCTTTTCCTGCACGTCGTCGCCGAGGGCTCGATCACCTCGGGCGCCGGCCGGATGCACCTGAGTCTCCCCTCGGCGAGTGCCCGGGTGCGTGCGCTCGAACAGAGCGCGGGAGTGGCGCTGCTGATCCGGGGCCGGCGGGGGGTACGCCCCACCCCCGCAGGGACAACGCTCGCCCGTCACGCCCGCGACGTCCTCACCCAGACTGCGCGGCTCGACGGTGCCGTCGCGAGCTACCGGCGTCCTCCGGCCACACCACTCGTCCTGCTCGCCGGGGGCTCCGCGATGCACCGGCTGATCCCGCTGGCCCTGGTCTCGTTCCTCCGGGAATACCCCGACGTCGACGTCACCGTCGCCGAATGCCGCACCCCTCGTACGGTGCGGATGCTCGCGGACGGCGAGGCAGACCTGGGCATCGTCCTCGACGACGAGGCGCGTGGCTGTGGGTTGGACACAGAAGCCCTTGGCGACGACTCACTCGTCGTCATCGGGCAGGCCGGCGGCATCCTCGCCGGGCGGACCGCGATGCCTTATCGCGAGGTCGCCGAGCACCCGCTCGTCGGGCTCGACGCCGGATCGTCGCTGCGACGCTGGATCGAGAAGCACGTGGGTGCCCACGCCCCGGTTCCCCGGTACCGCACCAGCGTCGCCAACCTGAATACCGTCATCGCGCTCGTCGCCGCTGGTGCGGGGCTGGCCGTCGTCCCGCGTCGTGCCGTCGACCCGAACCAGCCGCTGGCGATGTGCGACCTCCAGGAGCCCTGGTCACGCCGGCGCCACCTGCTGGCCTGGGGAACGAAAGTCGAGGTGGCGTCCGGGGCCGCCGGCGCGCTCGCGGAGCACCTACGCCGCGTCGCGCTGTCGGACGAGGGCGCCTCTCTTCCGCAGTGA
- a CDS encoding GDSL-type esterase/lipase family protein: MRRRSSRPLLAVFAAVVVALSAPFLAGGAASAESNGGVRVMTLGDSITDGLTVPGGYRIGLWQKLVAGGHTVDFVGSQFNGPSSLGDHDHEGHSGWRIDQIDANIVNWLRTTTPRTVLLHIGTNDMFGNAANAPARLSTLLDRITNTSPGIIVFVATIIPFPAADAAVRTFNAAIPGIVQGKVAAGKRVYLVDMYRALTATDLADGVHPNAGGYEKMSTVWFNALRSVPDSLTNGTPSPSPTTPAPPTTPPPTTPPPGGSCTAQTSPGTVWGDRYNTAVTVNGASTWTVVVSVNAPQRITTTWSGSASLNSNGTVLTMRSNGSGNTFGFTTMTNGNSGARPQINSCTAG; this comes from the coding sequence ATGCGTAGAAGATCGTCCAGACCGCTACTGGCCGTTTTCGCCGCGGTCGTGGTGGCTCTCAGTGCGCCATTCCTCGCTGGTGGCGCGGCCAGCGCCGAGTCCAACGGCGGCGTCCGTGTGATGACGCTCGGTGACTCCATCACCGACGGTCTCACCGTGCCCGGCGGCTACCGAATCGGTCTCTGGCAGAAACTCGTCGCCGGCGGTCACACCGTCGACTTCGTCGGATCCCAGTTCAACGGGCCCAGCAGCCTCGGCGACCACGACCACGAAGGCCACTCCGGCTGGCGCATCGACCAGATCGACGCCAACATCGTCAACTGGCTTCGCACCACCACGCCCCGCACCGTACTGCTGCACATCGGCACCAACGACATGTTCGGCAACGCCGCCAACGCGCCCGCACGACTGTCCACACTGCTCGACCGGATCACCAACACGTCGCCCGGCATCATCGTGTTCGTCGCGACCATCATCCCGTTCCCCGCGGCCGATGCCGCCGTGCGCACGTTCAACGCCGCGATCCCCGGCATCGTGCAAGGAAAGGTCGCCGCGGGCAAACGCGTGTACCTGGTCGACATGTACCGCGCGTTGACCGCCACCGACCTCGCCGACGGCGTGCACCCCAACGCCGGCGGCTACGAGAAGATGTCCACCGTCTGGTTCAACGCGCTGCGCTCCGTCCCGGACAGCCTCACCAACGGCACCCCCTCGCCGAGCCCCACCACCCCGGCTCCGCCGACGACCCCGCCGCCCACGACTCCGCCTCCGGGCGGTAGCTGCACCGCGCAGACCTCACCGGGCACGGTCTGGGGCGACCGATACAACACCGCGGTAACGGTCAACGGCGCCAGCACCTGGACCGTGGTGGTCAGCGTCAACGCACCCCAACGAATCACCACCACCTGGAGCGGCAGCGCCAGCCTGAACAGCAACGGCACCGTGCTCACCATGCGATCCAACGGCAGCGGCAACACGTTCGGCTTCACCACCATGACAAACGGCAACTCCGGAGCCCGACCCCAGATCAACTCCTGCACCGCCGGCTAG